From a region of the Haematobia irritans isolate KBUSLIRL chromosome 4, ASM5000362v1, whole genome shotgun sequence genome:
- the Tektin-C gene encoding tektin C, which translates to MLNNMRAKRMNGLHLTGTSLGPMARLPPKYSDEDWDFNNKVKLRITCDQERMAERIMEESRRVMDDVNDTTRNWQREVEHQMRERASEIRFLLDELNKQKKTALLEDEALNTYRMRILNAIGFLKEKSLAICQRCLVLREGRLGVDLCEDDVDRSLRCELKVIKGCQCLMDKALKETNEQLRKLRATMYLLDKDLAQKDKSLFIDEKNLTLRGSQREMGGGELAHHHCQYSLSEWQHTTYKNLENNARELNSAAQLRAYVDLLLKQVCEDMQNQTDRTNEAFARRIAEQRHVKNCLENKHSDTMNHIHEVQQNLQMLDKELCDKNRAQQLCLTRLGNRATRPGVELTCDEVQDALYHELEALKGSLCKLNNKVQENKASLRYLMHVQVMQEEEINIKANSIKIDEVDCMTIRQALKYQSF; encoded by the exons atgttgAATAATATGAGAGCAAAACGTATGAATGGTTTACATTTGACCGGTACCAGCTTGGGTCCAATGGCCAGATTACCACCGAAATATTCCGATGAGGATTGGGACTTCAATAATAAAGTCAAGCTTCGTATAACATGTGACCAAGAACGAATGGCTGAGCGCATAATGGA GGAATCTCGCCGAGTAATGGACGATGTCAATGATACCACAAGAAATTGGCAACGAGAAGTCGAACATCAGATGCGAGAGCGGGCTAGCGAAATTCGTTTCTTGCTCGATGAATTGAATAAACAGAAGAAAACTGCTCTTCTGGAGGATGAAGCTTTGAATACCTACCGCATGCGAATTTTGAATGCCATCGGATTTCTTAAGGAGAAGTCGTTGGCCATTTGTCAACGTTGTTTGGTATTGCGTGAGGGCCGCCTTGGTGTGGATCTTTGTGAGGATGATGTCGATCGCTCGTTGCGTTGTGAACTGAAGGTTATCAAAGGTTGCCAGTGTCTAATGGACAAAGCCTTAAAGGAAACCAATGAGCAATTGCGAAAATTACGTGCCACCATGTATTTGTTGGACAAAGATCTGGCCCAGAAGGATAAATCGCTTTTTATCGATGAGAAGAATTTGACCTTGAGAGGAAGTCAACGGGAAATGGGTGGGGGTGAATTGGCCCATCATCATTG CCAATATTCTCTAAGTGAATGGCAACATactacctataaaaatttagaaaacaatgccAGGGAGCTGAATTCTGCTGCCCAATTGAGAGCCTATGTTGATTTGTTACTCAAACAAGTCTGTGAGGATATGCAAAATCAAACGGATCGCACCAATGAAGCCTTTGCCCGTCGTATTGCCGAACAACGTCATGtgaaaaattgtttggaaaataAGCATAGCGACACTATGAATCACATTCATGAGGTTCAACAAAATCTTCAAATGCTCGACAAGGAATTGTGCGATAAGAATCGAGCCCAGCAATTGTGTTTGACCCGTTTGGGTAATCGTGCTACCCGCCCCGGGGTTGAATTGACTTGTGATGAAGTCCAAGATGCTCTCTATCATGAGTTGGAAGCTCTAAAGGGTTCTCTGTGCAAATTGAATAACAAGGTGCAGGAGAATAAGGCCTCATTGCGTTATCTGATGCATGTCCAGGTTATGCAGGAGGAGGAAATTAACATTAAGGCGAATTCGATAAAAATCGATGAAGTGGATTGTATGACAATACGTCAGGCTttaaaatatcaatcattttaa